In the Natronoglycomyces albus genome, CACACACCGGCCGCCAGCCACGAATGGCCAGACCGATCGCGGTACCGACAATCCCGGCCTCGGCCAAGGGCGAGTCGACAACCCGGTCTTCGCCGAAGTCCTTCTGCAAACCGTCGGTGACGCGGAAAACGCCACCGAGCTTGCCGACATCCTCGCCTTGAATAAGCGACTTGGGGTGGTCTTCCAGCGTGCGACGCAGCCCCTCATTGAGGGCTTTGACCAATGGCATCTTGGTGGACATCAGGCGTCGCTCCCTTCGAAGGAGGCCAGGTATTCGGCCAACTGGGCCCGCTGCTGATCAACAGTGGCGTGCGGGTCGTTGTAAAGGCCCTCGAACATCGCGTCGGGCTTGGGGTTGGGAAGGTTAATGACCCGCTCACGCAGCTGGAGAGCGATCGTGTCGACTTCGGAGTCCAGCTTCTCCAAATAATCCTGGTCGATGATCTTCTCGTTGAGCAAGTAAGTCTGGTAGCGACTGATCGGGTCCTTGGCGCGCCACGCCTCTTCCTCAGCCTTGTCCCGGTAACGAGTCGGGTCATCGGCGGTGGTGTGCGCACCCATGCGGTAGGTGTAGGCCTCGATAATGCTCGGACCCTCACCGGAACGGGCAGCCTCGATGGCGTGCTTGGTGACGGCATACGTACCCAACACGTCGTTGCCATCCACAAAGTGGCCCGGCATCCCGAAACCAGCGGCGCGCTTGTGCACCGGAACGCGGAACTGGTGGTGGTTGCTCTCCGAAATCGCGTACTGGTTGTTCTGGCAGAAGAACACGACTGGAGCCGCGTTGACACCAGCCCAGATCAGGGCCTCGTTGAACTCGCCCTGCGCGGTCGCGCCATCGCCGTGGTAGGTGATGACAGCCTCGCCATCGGGGGTGCCCAGCTTGCCTTCCTTGACGATGCCCATCGCGTAACCCGTCGCGTGCATCGTCTGAGCCGGAATGACCACCGTGTACATGTGGAACTTCTCTTTAACGCTGTCGAGCGGGCCCATATTGACACCGCGGAACAGCGCGAACGGGGTGACGGGGTCGACGCCGCGTGCCCACAGGACACCCAGTTCGCGATAGGACGGGAACACCATGTCCTGTTCGGCCAGCGCGTGAGCCGAGCCGATCTGCGCGGCCTCTTGGCCCAGCAGCGAAGGCCACAGGCCCAGCTGCCCCTGGCGCTGCAATGCGACTCCCTCGGAGTCGATGCGGCGCGCGATGATCAGGTCACGGTATAGAGCGCGGAATTCGTCCTCCGACAGTGAAATGTCGAAGTCGGGGTGCTTGACCCGCTTGCCTTCCGGCGTCAGAAGTTGAACGTAGTCGAGGCCATCGCTGGCGGTGGCCGACTTGCGTGGAGTCGTCTTCCGACGGCGGGTGGCCGTCTTCTTGACAGGACCAGGCGAGGTCTTTTCACCGGTGCCCATGACTTCCTCCCTTAATTTTTAGTGTCCGACCGGGGTTGCCGGCCGT is a window encoding:
- a CDS encoding thiamine pyrophosphate-dependent dehydrogenase E1 component subunit alpha, whose translation is MGTGEKTSPGPVKKTATRRRKTTPRKSATASDGLDYVQLLTPEGKRVKHPDFDISLSEDEFRALYRDLIIARRIDSEGVALQRQGQLGLWPSLLGQEAAQIGSAHALAEQDMVFPSYRELGVLWARGVDPVTPFALFRGVNMGPLDSVKEKFHMYTVVIPAQTMHATGYAMGIVKEGKLGTPDGEAVITYHGDGATAQGEFNEALIWAGVNAAPVVFFCQNNQYAISESNHHQFRVPVHKRAAGFGMPGHFVDGNDVLGTYAVTKHAIEAARSGEGPSIIEAYTYRMGAHTTADDPTRYRDKAEEEAWRAKDPISRYQTYLLNEKIIDQDYLEKLDSEVDTIALQLRERVINLPNPKPDAMFEGLYNDPHATVDQQRAQLAEYLASFEGSDA